Below is a window of Janthinobacterium lividum DNA.
CGACGGCAAAGCCGCGCCCCTGGTCGCCCGCCCGCGCTGCCTCCACGGCCGCGTTCAGGGCCAGGATGTTCGTCTGGAAGGCGATGCCCTCGATGATGCTCGTAATGTCACCGATCTTCTTCGACGAGGCGTTAATGTCCGCCATCATGTTCACCATCTGGCCGACGATTTCGCCGCTGCGCCCGGCCAGACCATGCGCCTTGCCCACCATCTCGCTGGCCTGCACGGCATTGTCGCTGTTTTGCTGTACCGTCGCCGCCAGTTGCTCCATGCTCGACGCCGTTTTCTGAAGGGCCGACGCCTGAGCCTCCGTGCGGCCCGACAGATCCATATTGCCGGCGGCGATTTCCTGACTGGCCGTGCTGATGCGCAGGAAATTACCGCGTACGTCGCCGACGATGGAGTGCAAATTTACGCGCAACTGGCGCAGCGAGCGCAGCAACTGCCCCATCTCGTCGCGCCCCGTGGTGTCGAGCTTGCCCGTCAGGTCGCCGCCCGCCATCACGTCGCATGCCTGGCGCGCCTGCTGCAGCGGCTGCAGTATGGCGCGGTGCATGCTATGCCAGAAATACAGGGTGGTGCAGACGGCTGCCACGGACAGGCCCGTCAGCCAGCCGCCCGCGCTGGCAGGCAGCCAACCGGCATTCCACGCCAGCTGCATCAGCAGAACCAGGGTCAGCAAGCCTAGGTTCCAGCCGATGCGCTTGCCCAACGCCAGGTCGCGCAAGCTCGCCAGCTTGGCCAGCCAGCCCGTGCGTACGGCCGCGCCCTGGCTGATGACGACGCCATCGTCCTGCCCCGCCTTGATACGTGCGTAAAGGGCGGATGCCTGCGCCACTTGCTGGCGCGTGGGCTTGGTGCGCACGGACATGTAGCCGATGGCGACGCCATCCTTGACCACCGGCGTTACGTTCGCCAGCACCCAGTAATAATCGCCATTCTTGCAGCGATTTTTCACCATGCCGCTCCACGAGCGCCCGGAGCGGATGGTGGTCCAGAAATCGGCAAATGCTTCGACTGGCATGTCCGGATGGCGCAGGATGTTTTGTGGCGCGCCGATCAATTCTTCCGCACTGTAACCGCTGACCGCGATGAAATAAGGGTTCGCATACGTGATATTGCCTTGCAAGTCGGTAGTCGAGACAATAGTCTCGGTATCGCTCAGATTGATCTCGGTATTGCTGACGGGGAGATTGAGTCGCATATGTGAAGTCTTTTCTGTAGCTCTTTAAGTAGGGAAATGAATGAAATGATTGAGGTTGTGCTTCATCTTTTATGGATGCTTAGTAGCAACGTAAGATATCTTCATAGTAATTGTTTCACCGCTTAGAAAGCAATTTTTTGTAAAAACAAACTCTTACAATTCAGGCGGAGTGTGACGTTTTTAGGGGATCAATTCTCATTCGTACTGTTTATCGCTATTCTTTGTAGAATTTGCGATTTCCCGCCAGAGCTGGAACCACACTCATCGGCGGAGCGGGGCGGGCTTTTTTAGTTACAAATTTCGTCTTCTGGTTTTCAAGGCCCATGAATATACTGTTTTTATGTACAGTTATTTGGCGTTGTTGCTATGAGAATAAGAGTGGTTCTGATGCGGAAGGCTGGCGTGGCCGTCGAGCGGCGCATGCTGTCTGATCGATATACCATCAAGTATTCCGGTTGTTTGGTCATCATGGACGTGACCGATCAAGGACTGCGGCGCCCGGTGAAGGTGGCGCGACTGACTCAGCCAGGTAGGCCTGGTCCATACATGGAGCTGCTCGATCCACATATCGTTTGGGCGAACGATGGCAAGTTCACACTCGCCGGGTTCGAGCGAATAACCAACAGCGAGGGTCAGACAGTAGAGCTCGCGCAGTCGTGGCTATGTGCGCTGGCTTTGGCGCTGCCGGAGCCGCAAGACGAGTCAAGGAATGTCCGTCCGATGCGGTAGGCGCCGCCATATTCGATACCCAGGTGAAACGTCATGACCAAGATTCGAAAACCCCTCAGCATTGAGCAGCTTAAAGAAATACAGGAGCGCAGCGACTCGGCCGACGTGCTAGCGCTGCTGTGGGAGGTGCGACGCCCGAGAGAGATCGCAGCGACGGCTGATGAGATGGATCGGAGCCTCGGCCCGCGTGTTGGCATGCCTGGGTTGATCCGTGCGTCGCTGCGCATGCAGCTTGACGGCCAGCCTTGCACTGTTGGAATGCCGCTGCCTACATGAACCGAAGGACGTTCAGCGTACACTGCGTGATGGTGGCGATGTGCCATAGGTTAATCGCTAACCCAGAGACCGGCCGGCGCCTGATTAAAGAGTTCATGCTCCTGATCAGTAAAAAGAACGGTTAGTCGACCATTGCCGCTGGGATCCAGATAACGGCGCTGCTGCTGAACTGGCGCCTGGCCTAATGAAGAAACGATGGGCTTGACCCTTGAGACGATGAGATCAATAATGGATTCTTACGGTAGGGCAAAGACCTACTGGTGTGGCCCACGATCATGGAGTTGCATACAGTGACTTGCAATTCGAGCAGGTGCTAATTTCCCGCTACACGACCGCGGGCTGTCTCTTCATCAAATGGAAGGACATTGATATGCCAGCAATTCCTAACGAACTGCTTGATTGTGTGCTCTATCTTTATCCCGATAGCTCAAGTGCTATAGCAGGCGTCAGATACGGTGGCGCGGCATTTATTGTTGGAGTGCAGTCGAAAACCAACCAAACTGTTAAACATTTGTACGCGATCACCAATCACCATGTCGCGGTCAAGTCAGGATACTCTGTGATTCGATTCAACAAGAAAGACGGAGGGGCGGGCACACTTGATCTGGATCCATCAGATTGGGAATTCTCAGCTGAAAAAGGAGATGTATGCATTGCATCGCTGTCCGGCATTGGAGACAATCATAGGTTTAACTTTGTCCCAAATGATTTATTTCTGACTGAGGCCGAGCAAAATAGCCGCTTCATCGGTGTGGGCGACGATGTGTTTATGGTAGGCCGATTTATCGACCACGATGGAGGACAGACGAACTCCCCGGCCGTCCGATTTGGCAATATCAGCATCGCGCCGAGCTATCTCCCGGACATTAACAATAGTGGTAAGCCTGTGCACTACTACTGTCTGGACATGCATTCCCGCACGGGTTTTTCGGGTTCGCCGGTGTTTGCTTACCGGACTCCGGGCGCGGATCTGAACGATGCGTTTTCTCAGAATCTGCGGATGCGTCCACCCGTACTGAGGCTGCTCGGGATTCACTGTGGCCAATTTCCCGAGGACATGTGGTTAAAGGGCGATAACCCCGATGATGAAACATCTCGGCCAATAGTGGGCTACAGCGGCATGACCTTCGCGCTTCCGGCCTGGAAGATTCAAGAACTCCTTGAGTTGGATAAGTTCGTGACGCAAAGAGCGAAAGAAGATGCTCTGTTGAAGACGGTCAACTTTGCACAACAGCGGTACTGAACCATGCCCCGAACCGCTTCTTAGTTCAATTGCAGATCAATACGCGTCCTGCGTGATGCAAATTTCCTTACGTAAGGCGCAATGGTTCGCGCCTTTAAATATTGTACACAATCAGCTACTCTTATCGCGCCTCGCTTCAATTGTTATTGCAGCGGACCCCTGTCGATGGGCACGGCGCAATGAATCGTTTTGTCGCCAGTCTTAAAGATGCCATACCGGATGGTATGGACCGTGGTGGGATAGTGGTCTCGGCAGAAGCCGTTGAGCGGCGGTAGGTCGCCAAGGCGACAAATCAGGCGCAAATTTGCGCTAGTTTTGACTTTGTACCCCTGCCAAAAGTAATGCCAACGGGTGCCAAAATCGGCGCCGTGCTACAGTGGTCGGAGATTTTTTGCGGAACAAAGCCAGTTTTGCGGAACTGGCTGTAACGAGAAAAATAGTTAGTACTATTTCTGGAAGTGTTCTGTGCGCTGGTGCCCGGAGCCGGAATCGAACCGGCACGCCCTTACAGGCGGGAGATTTTAAGTCTCCAGTGTCTACCAGTTTCACCATCCGGGCAGCGCGGCGAGATTCTAGCACAGGTGATGCGCATCACGCCATCTTGTGCCTGAGCCATGCTGCCCGGTTCGCACCGGACAGCATGGCTTTATCTACCCGCCATCAAAACGTCGCCTTGAACTGCACCCCATACGTGCGTGGTTCGTTGATGATGCCCGTCAGGTTGTCAAAATCGATGGCGCCCAGCGACTGGATCTGGTTGGTGATGTTGCGCCCGTACGCGGAAAGCTCATAGCGGTCCCATTTGTAGCCGACGCGCAAGCCGCCTTCGAGCAGTTCCTTGGCCTTGTATTCCTTCGCTTCATACAGGAAGAAGTTGTAGCTGGTGCGGTAGGCCCAGTCCGTGTAGGCGTAGAACTCGCCATTGGCGACGGGAATGCTGTACTTCAAGGTGAAGTTGGTTTGCCATTCCGGCGCGCGCGGCAGCGGGTTGCCATCGATGTAGGCCGTGCCCTTGAACGGGCCCAGCGGGTCGGTAACGGTGCAGCCGCTGGCCGGGTTGTTTTGCGCGTTGCCGCAGCTTTGCACGAACAACTTCTTGTCCTGGATTTCCGTGTGGTTATAGCTACCGCCCAGGGTCATGCTGAGTGAATCGCTGAGATTCGCCTGGAAATCGAGTTCGACGCCACGGCCCGTGGCCTTGTCGGCGTTGATCAGCTGATTCATGTTGACGGCGCCGCTGCCGGCCGTCAGTTGCTTGTCTTTGACACGGTACTGGAACACGGCCAGACTCAGGCGCGCGCGCTTGTCGAACAGATCCTGCTTGATGCCGGCCTCGACGGACAGCGCTTTTTCGGCGCCGGCAAACGAGGGGCGGTCGGCCAGGCCGTTCAGGCGGCCCTGCATCGACGGTGCGCGGTAGCCGGTGGCGATGCGCGCATAGGCGTTCGTTTCCGGCGTGAGCACGTAGGTGCCGCTCAAGTCCCAGCTGATGTTGTGCGAGGTGTCGTTCAGGTTGAAAGGGCCGGCCGTGGTCGCTTCCACGCGCTTGGCCGAAAAATCCTTCTTGTCGCTCGTGTAGCGCAGGCCGGCGCGCAGTTTCAGCGCGTCGGACACCGTGTAGTTCAGCGAGCCGAAGGCCGCGTACGACTTCGAGCTTTGGTTTTGCGTGGCGTAGGCGCTGTTTTGCGGGTTGCCGGGCGCCAGGCTGTCAAAGCTGATGCTGTCGATCTGAATGTCTTCCTTGAAATAGAACAGGCCGGCGATCCATTGCAGAGGTCCCTTGGCGCTCGATTCGGCGCGGAATTCCTGCGAAATCTGCTTGTGGTTGGGGATCACGTCGGCCGTTTCCACGACGAAGGGGATGAAGCCGGGACCCATCGGCGGGGCGTACACGGCGCCATAGCCGCCGTCGACGTCGGCGCGGCTGAAGAAATCGAGTTTTTCGTAGCCGGTGATCGAGTGCAGGGTGACGCCGGGAAAGTCCCATTTCAGGCGCATGCTGCCGCCCTTGGTTTTCAGATGCTGGCGGTTGATGCCATCGGTAGGGTAGGAGCCATAATCGAAATTGTCGACCAGGCCATTCGTGCCCTGTTTCAGGATGTTGGCGCGGAACAGCGTGGCCGTGCCGTCGAGGTTGCGCGCGTGCACGTTGAACAGCGCGCTGAAGTCGCGCGAGGGCTTGACCAGCACCTGCAGGCGGGCGGCGCTGTCTTCATAGCCTTCGAAGTCGCGCGTGCCGGTGGGACGCGGGTTGTGCACCCGGTCGTCGCGGCGCTGCGTCTGGCCGGAAAAGCGCAGGGCCACCGTGTCGCTGACGGGCACGTTGTAAGCGCCTTCCAGGTTCTTCATGCCATCCTTGCCGAAGCCGCCGCTCAGGTAGCCTTCCGTCTTGAAAACGGGCTTGGCGGAATCGAACTTGATCACGCCGGCCGGCGAATTGCGCCCGAACAAGGTGCCTTGTGGGCCG
It encodes the following:
- a CDS encoding TonB-dependent receptor → MTPHASTVHHTLIALAITAAFPLQAMAQVQDSVPAPVVDAPAAPVAQAGPGQLETVIVTAQRRAENIKDVPMSIATLKGDKLDTLTAGGADIRFLNSRSPSVSVESDYGRTFPRFYIRGLGNTDFDLNASQPVGLVMDDVVQENAMLKGFPVFDVDQVEVLRGPQGTLFGRNSPAGVIKFDSAKPVFKTEGYLSGGFGKDGMKNLEGAYNVPVSDTVALRFSGQTQRRDDRVHNPRPTGTRDFEGYEDSAARLQVLVKPSRDFSALFNVHARNLDGTATLFRANILKQGTNGLVDNFDYGSYPTDGINRQHLKTKGGSMRLKWDFPGVTLHSITGYEKLDFFSRADVDGGYGAVYAPPMGPGFIPFVVETADVIPNHKQISQEFRAESSAKGPLQWIAGLFYFKEDIQIDSISFDSLAPGNPQNSAYATQNQSSKSYAAFGSLNYTVSDALKLRAGLRYTSDKKDFSAKRVEATTAGPFNLNDTSHNISWDLSGTYVLTPETNAYARIATGYRAPSMQGRLNGLADRPSFAGAEKALSVEAGIKQDLFDKRARLSLAVFQYRVKDKQLTAGSGAVNMNQLINADKATGRGVELDFQANLSDSLSMTLGGSYNHTEIQDKKLFVQSCGNAQNNPASGCTVTDPLGPFKGTAYIDGNPLPRAPEWQTNFTLKYSIPVANGEFYAYTDWAYRTSYNFFLYEAKEYKAKELLEGGLRVGYKWDRYELSAYGRNITNQIQSLGAIDFDNLTGIINEPRTYGVQFKATF
- a CDS encoding methyl-accepting chemotaxis protein, translated to MRLNLPVSNTEINLSDTETIVSTTDLQGNITYANPYFIAVSGYSAEELIGAPQNILRHPDMPVEAFADFWTTIRSGRSWSGMVKNRCKNGDYYWVLANVTPVVKDGVAIGYMSVRTKPTRQQVAQASALYARIKAGQDDGVVISQGAAVRTGWLAKLASLRDLALGKRIGWNLGLLTLVLLMQLAWNAGWLPASAGGWLTGLSVAAVCTTLYFWHSMHRAILQPLQQARQACDVMAGGDLTGKLDTTGRDEMGQLLRSLRQLRVNLHSIVGDVRGNFLRISTASQEIAAGNMDLSGRTEAQASALQKTASSMEQLAATVQQNSDNAVQASEMVGKAHGLAGRSGEIVGQMVNMMADINASSKKIGDITSIIEGIAFQTNILALNAAVEAARAGDQGRGFAVVAGEVRSLAQRSAAAATEIKQLITASLAQVQAGARLAEQAGASSAEMLGAVQGVHGIMEEIASASREQSHGIGQVNMAVTQMDEVTQHNAALVEESTATSASLQDQTLQLEQAMALFKLGSAVHKHGQPTK